One window from the genome of Crassostrea angulata isolate pt1a10 chromosome 2, ASM2561291v2, whole genome shotgun sequence encodes:
- the LOC128174612 gene encoding myb/SANT-like DNA-binding domain-containing protein 4: MAEKDIEKLCLKERVDHSDKKTRTKWSADEETCLISAVLDREDVLFGEFKGPGGGKSGVAKRRQGWEEVADAINAQFTSSKRSPEECRKKYNNAKQRTKEKIDYLKREVRKTGGGQVELELTEAEEVLLERQEGRPSLFGLEEGFDSDDVRFTCTNRETETNRSQADTVAPAPSSVSQKTVNSKEKESRGKVSEKRKIDERKENHLIDFNQICHKASLGGGDLSL, translated from the exons ATGGCAGAAAAAGACATCGAGAAACTTTGCTTAAAGGAAAGGGTAGACCATAGCGataaaaaaacaagaacaaaGTGGTCTGCAGATGAGGAAACGTGTCTTATATCTGCCGTGTTGGACAGGGAGGATGTACTGTTTGGGGAGTTCAAGGGTCCTGGGGGGGGGAAGTCTGGCGTGGCTAAGAGGAGGCAGGGTTGGGAGGAGGTCGCAGATGCTATAAATGC ACAATTTACCAGCAGCAAGAGGTCCCCAGAAGAGTGCAGAAAAAAGTACAACAATGCTAAACAAAGGA cCAAAGAGAAAATCGATTACCTGAAGAGAGAAGTCAGGAAGACAGGTGGGGGACAAGTGGAACTTGAATTAACAGAGGCAGAAGAAGTGCTTCTTGAGCGACAAGAAGGAAGGCCAAGTCTTTTTGGTCTAGAAGAAGGGTTTGACAGTGATG atgTAAGATTCACTTGTACtaacagagagacagagacaaaTAGAAGTCAAGCTGATACAGTTG CACCAGCTCCATCATCTGTGTCACAGAAGACAGTCAATtcaaaagaaaaggaaagcagaG GTAAAGTAAGTGAGAAGAGGAAGATAGATGAAAGGAAAGAGAACCACTTGatcgatttcaaccaaatttgtcacaaagcatccttaggtggAGGGGATTTAAGTTTGTGA